In Prosthecobacter dejongeii, a genomic segment contains:
- a CDS encoding DUF3592 domain-containing protein translates to MTHGAAINSEKVSMQGKLTNNRYNLLRLSSPGRRERWTSKLGNFLLCLGLLVGFPLMLAGLGYSVWRHYDLLHHGIEKRVLVLGLDRTTYAPKGGATYDYRLEVDGRRFTQGFRTQLPIGHQVTMLASPTNPRDLTPGSRNSTWFELFSATLGGRWLTLAVLVGFPVSVILATPELFRLMHRSWRKVLNR, encoded by the coding sequence ATGACGCACGGCGCTGCCATCAACTCGGAAAAGGTGTCTATGCAGGGAAAACTGACCAACAATCGCTACAACCTGCTTCGACTCTCTTCCCCTGGCAGACGAGAAAGATGGACCTCAAAGCTGGGAAACTTCCTGCTCTGCCTCGGTTTGCTGGTGGGATTCCCCTTGATGCTCGCTGGTCTAGGCTATTCCGTTTGGCGGCATTATGACTTATTGCACCACGGCATTGAAAAAAGAGTGCTGGTTCTGGGCTTGGATCGAACCACCTACGCACCTAAAGGTGGAGCCACGTATGACTACCGATTGGAAGTGGATGGGCGACGGTTCACTCAAGGTTTCAGAACACAGTTACCCATCGGCCATCAAGTCACCATGCTGGCCTCGCCCACGAACCCTCGAGACCTCACCCCGGGTAGCAGAAACAGCACTTGGTTTGAGCTTTTTTCGGCCACTTTAGGGGGAAGATGGCTCACCCTCGCAGTGCTGGTTGGGTTCCCAGTCAGTGTCATTCTCGCCACCCCAGAACTTTTCAGATTGATGCATCGTTCTTGGAGGAAGGTGCTCAATCGTTGA
- a CDS encoding type II toxin-antitoxin system RelE/ParE family toxin — protein MEIIRHPKLAEDIRDAALHYAEISERVLAAYWSELDSVLASVKRNPRSHHYDSCGLRRASLRKFPYHLLYEVDDDAIYLVVLRHDKRHPDYGVDRR, from the coding sequence ATGGAGATTATTCGCCATCCAAAGCTTGCCGAGGATATCCGCGATGCGGCCCTACACTACGCAGAAATCTCGGAAAGGGTGCTTGCTGCTTATTGGAGTGAGCTAGATTCGGTTCTGGCCTCAGTGAAAAGAAATCCGCGCAGCCATCACTATGATTCATGTGGTTTGCGCAGAGCCAGTCTCCGCAAATTTCCTTATCACTTGCTGTATGAGGTTGATGATGATGCCATTTATTTGGTCGTTCTCAGACACGATAAAAGGCACCCCGATTATGGGGTAGATCGTCGCTAG
- a CDS encoding S10 family peptidase has protein sequence MFQMPNSLRILSFIALTTSIAHSQATPTEPEKAVLPPQEKKANEGQGGKFMKEDKGNKEAAADKTEGAKDEKSKEDTSADKSEKKTQTEHSLTLNGQKIDFTATAGLLSLKDGEGKVTADIFYIAYTKKGVADPANRPLTFSFNGGPGSSSVWMHLGLLGPKRVKLRDDGFAVPPPYQLVENEFSLLDETDLVFIDPVGTGYSRASKPEEAKNFFGVNEDARSIGEFIRLYITKNTRWPSPKFLIGESYGTTRAAALSGELLRTHRMNLNGIMLVSTVLNFQTIWGSEGNDLPFVLYLPSFTATAWYHQKLPADLQKKPLAEVLQESEKFTSGDYNEALLLGASLPAQQRAAVVKQMARFTGLSETFVAASDLRVSLSRFNAELLRDQRLVTGRFDSRYTSYMRDRLGNEAERDPSADAVFSAFASTFNHYVRHDLKFEDDRPYNILGGVGKWNWDAENQFANVSEILAESMTANPFLKVHVSNGFYDMATPYYAARYTFSHLNIHPELMKNITQDDYTAGHMMYLNLPDLKKQKEDLAKFIRAASQK, from the coding sequence ATGTTCCAGATGCCCAACTCTCTGCGGATTCTCTCCTTCATCGCGCTCACCACTTCGATAGCTCACTCCCAGGCGACTCCAACAGAGCCTGAAAAAGCGGTGCTGCCGCCTCAAGAAAAGAAGGCGAATGAAGGGCAGGGTGGAAAATTTATGAAGGAGGACAAGGGGAATAAAGAAGCAGCGGCTGACAAAACTGAAGGGGCGAAAGATGAAAAGTCTAAGGAAGACACATCAGCGGACAAATCCGAGAAAAAGACTCAGACGGAGCATAGCCTGACTCTCAATGGCCAAAAGATCGATTTCACCGCGACGGCTGGCCTACTGAGCCTGAAAGATGGTGAAGGTAAGGTCACGGCAGATATCTTTTACATCGCCTACACCAAAAAAGGTGTGGCCGATCCTGCAAACCGTCCGCTCACGTTTTCCTTCAATGGCGGTCCGGGGTCATCCTCGGTGTGGATGCATCTAGGACTACTGGGACCCAAGCGCGTGAAACTACGTGACGATGGTTTTGCCGTGCCTCCTCCTTATCAACTGGTAGAAAATGAGTTCTCTCTTCTGGATGAAACGGATCTTGTGTTCATAGATCCGGTAGGCACGGGATATAGCCGCGCGAGTAAGCCTGAGGAGGCCAAGAACTTCTTTGGTGTGAATGAGGATGCTCGTAGCATCGGCGAATTCATCCGACTGTACATCACCAAGAATACTCGCTGGCCCTCGCCTAAATTCCTGATTGGTGAAAGCTACGGCACCACGCGTGCGGCGGCTCTCAGCGGAGAGTTGCTACGCACGCATCGGATGAATCTCAATGGCATCATGCTCGTCTCTACCGTGCTCAACTTTCAGACCATCTGGGGTTCCGAAGGCAATGACCTGCCATTTGTTCTCTACCTGCCAAGCTTCACGGCCACAGCTTGGTATCATCAAAAACTGCCTGCTGATTTGCAGAAGAAACCGCTGGCTGAAGTTTTACAGGAATCCGAGAAATTTACCAGTGGAGACTACAATGAGGCTCTTCTTCTTGGGGCATCTTTACCTGCTCAGCAGCGTGCAGCCGTGGTGAAGCAGATGGCACGTTTCACGGGTTTGTCAGAAACGTTTGTCGCCGCCTCAGATCTACGTGTTTCACTGAGTCGTTTTAATGCCGAATTACTGCGAGATCAGCGTCTGGTAACGGGCCGTTTCGATAGCCGTTACACTAGCTACATGCGTGACCGCCTGGGTAATGAGGCTGAGCGTGATCCTAGTGCAGACGCTGTCTTCAGTGCCTTTGCTTCCACCTTCAATCATTACGTGCGCCATGACCTCAAGTTTGAAGATGATCGCCCTTACAACATTCTTGGCGGAGTGGGCAAGTGGAACTGGGATGCCGAGAACCAGTTTGCCAATGTCTCTGAAATCCTCGCTGAAAGCATGACGGCAAATCCTTTTTTGAAAGTGCACGTCTCCAATGGATTTTACGACATGGCGACGCCTTATTATGCAGCTCGCTACACCTTCTCTCACTTGAACATTCACCCAGAGTTGATGAAAAACATCACCCAGGATGATTACACGGCCGGACACATGATGTACCTCAATCTGCCTGACCTGAAAAAACAAAAGGAAGATCTCGCTAAGTTCATCCGCGCGGCTTCCCAAAAGTAG
- a CDS encoding SDR family oxidoreductase, which yields MSSIFELFSLQNQTAVIIGGTGELCGAIAEGYASAGAEVVLVGRDPAKAEKRLEAIHAAGGEGYFVSADASRKADLQLLLDQVLERSGGCHILVNGAGVNSATPFLDIPEEEYDRIMGINTKGVFLACQVFGKYFVEQKVPASIINLGSMSGLLPLSRVFTYSMSKGAVHNLSKNLAREWAPLNIRVNTLVPGFFPAEQNKKVLTPDRVAKIMGHTPMNRFGSANELVGAALLLAANGAGSFITGQEMVVDGGYSSMTI from the coding sequence ATGTCTTCCATCTTTGAACTTTTCTCCCTCCAGAATCAAACCGCCGTCATCATCGGAGGTACCGGTGAATTGTGCGGTGCCATTGCCGAAGGTTACGCCAGTGCAGGTGCAGAAGTCGTGTTAGTCGGGCGTGATCCCGCCAAGGCAGAAAAGCGTCTGGAGGCCATCCACGCGGCTGGTGGCGAAGGCTACTTTGTCAGTGCGGATGCTTCCCGCAAAGCAGATCTACAACTGCTGCTCGATCAGGTGTTGGAGCGCTCCGGTGGCTGCCACATCCTCGTGAACGGTGCTGGGGTAAACTCCGCCACTCCTTTTTTGGATATCCCGGAAGAAGAGTATGACCGCATCATGGGCATCAATACCAAAGGCGTGTTCCTAGCCTGTCAAGTGTTCGGGAAATACTTTGTCGAACAGAAAGTGCCTGCCTCCATCATCAATCTGGGCTCTATGTCTGGCCTGCTCCCGCTGAGTCGAGTCTTTACCTACAGCATGTCCAAAGGGGCCGTTCATAACCTCAGTAAGAACCTTGCTCGTGAATGGGCACCACTGAATATCCGCGTCAATACGCTGGTACCGGGCTTTTTCCCTGCCGAGCAGAACAAAAAAGTTCTGACACCAGATCGCGTAGCCAAAATCATGGGCCACACCCCAATGAACCGCTTTGGCTCCGCCAATGAACTCGTAGGTGCAGCCCTGCTCCTGGCCGCCAACGGAGCAGGCAGTTTCATCACCGGCCAGGAAATGGTGGTGGATGGCGGCTACAGTTCCATGACCATCTAA
- a CDS encoding ammonium transporter: MIRYLRSFFFLIVISMAHSADGQDASVAPPAIEQKLDGIMEKLDANERVNARLDSILKKLDANDQVVNRLDGLLEKLSQSDKATAPQATSPAATPANLANPVTEGNAVPVGALESLQSNINYVWIVITAAMVFFMQAGFVMLEIGACRAKNTINIVMKSFLDFCICAIVFLLVGFGLMFGTSWRGLVGMDGFWLSTFGADHPIWVFWFFQLGFAGVSCTILSGAVAERTKFMGYLLYCALFTIFIYPVVGHWVWGSFAGTFGIGGEKGWLEALGFVDYAGSSVVHACGGACSLAGILAVGPRVGRFGKDGTPRLIAGHNIPLVALGVLLLWFGWFGFNAGSSLSGSGVIGRLVVNTTISPAAAGLAAMVAMWFIQGRADVNIAMNGALGGAVAITACCGNVTPAAAILIGLFGGITTTVATIALERLRIDDAVGAVPVHLACGWWGTLCVALFDEKGFSIERLGIQALGTFSISLYAFISCSIIFALIKLVAPTRATEEEQINGLDFSEHAANAYPDFQTTEQA, translated from the coding sequence ATGATCCGTTATCTCCGTTCTTTTTTCTTCCTGATCGTCATCTCAATGGCTCACTCCGCAGATGGCCAAGATGCGTCTGTAGCCCCGCCAGCTATTGAGCAAAAGCTGGATGGGATCATGGAAAAACTAGACGCCAATGAGCGCGTCAATGCACGCCTGGACAGCATTCTGAAAAAGCTAGATGCGAATGATCAGGTGGTTAATCGCCTGGATGGTCTTTTGGAAAAACTGAGCCAGAGTGACAAAGCTACAGCCCCTCAAGCCACTTCCCCAGCAGCCACGCCAGCCAACCTTGCCAATCCAGTCACTGAGGGGAATGCAGTCCCTGTAGGTGCCCTTGAATCCCTCCAGTCTAACATCAATTATGTCTGGATCGTCATCACTGCCGCCATGGTGTTTTTCATGCAGGCAGGCTTTGTGATGTTGGAGATTGGAGCCTGTCGGGCTAAAAACACCATCAACATTGTGATGAAAAGTTTCCTAGACTTTTGCATCTGCGCCATTGTTTTTCTTTTGGTTGGGTTTGGCCTCATGTTTGGCACCAGTTGGAGAGGGCTTGTTGGCATGGACGGGTTTTGGCTCTCCACGTTTGGAGCTGACCATCCCATCTGGGTTTTTTGGTTCTTCCAGTTAGGCTTTGCTGGAGTTTCCTGTACCATCCTTTCCGGAGCTGTGGCCGAAAGAACAAAGTTCATGGGCTACCTGCTCTATTGCGCCCTCTTTACCATCTTTATCTATCCAGTGGTGGGGCACTGGGTATGGGGAAGTTTTGCCGGCACCTTTGGCATCGGCGGGGAGAAGGGTTGGCTGGAGGCACTTGGTTTTGTCGATTACGCAGGCTCTTCAGTGGTCCATGCCTGCGGAGGTGCATGTTCTTTAGCTGGGATTCTAGCCGTTGGGCCTCGCGTCGGGCGTTTTGGCAAAGATGGCACCCCACGTCTCATTGCTGGACATAATATACCGCTTGTTGCCTTGGGCGTTCTCTTGCTGTGGTTTGGCTGGTTTGGATTCAATGCAGGATCATCCTTAAGCGGTAGTGGGGTCATTGGTCGTTTGGTGGTGAATACCACCATCTCCCCGGCTGCCGCAGGTTTGGCTGCCATGGTCGCCATGTGGTTCATCCAGGGACGTGCAGATGTGAATATCGCCATGAATGGGGCATTGGGTGGTGCTGTGGCTATCACGGCCTGCTGCGGCAATGTGACTCCCGCTGCGGCCATCCTCATTGGTCTATTCGGCGGCATCACCACCACCGTCGCCACCATCGCGCTGGAGCGTCTGCGCATAGACGATGCCGTCGGGGCCGTACCAGTGCATCTGGCCTGTGGTTGGTGGGGCACCCTGTGTGTCGCCCTCTTTGATGAAAAAGGTTTTAGCATCGAGCGCCTCGGGATCCAGGCTCTAGGGACCTTCAGCATCAGTCTCTATGCCTTCATCTCCTGCTCCATCATCTTTGCTTTGATCAAACTAGTCGCTCCCACTCGCGCAACGGAGGAGGAGCAAATCAATGGCTTGGATTTCTCAGAGCATGCGGCCAATGCCTACCCCGATTTCCAAACAACGGAACAAGCTTAA
- a CDS encoding pyruvate carboxylase, whose amino-acid sequence MPKKAAAKAPRTAPPASSKPSAPTGIRPIKKLMVANRSEIAIRVMRAATELGLKTVGIYAQEDRFCPHRFKADEAYELNKDKGPLGAYLDIEGIVTLAKEKGVDAIHPGYGFLSENPQFAQACADAGIIFIGPEAKILDMMGDKTAARNVARKLNVPILEGTDEPVSDRKEAVAVAKKIGFPLIIKAAFGGGGRGMRVVREAKDLEKLLDEAQTEALRSFGNGAVFLEKFVGKAKHIEVQILADKHGHVLHLHERDCSVQRRHQKVIEQAPSYGVKQEIIDGLCEAAVKLAKEVNYTHAGTVEFLVDHETGEWFFIEMNPRIQVEHTVTEEITGIDIVRSQILIAQGYQVHDEPLGLPAQDKIEKSGYAIQCRITTEDPENGFTPDFGKILTYRSAGGFGVRLDGALGATNAVITPYYDSMLVKMTVYGRTYQQALDRMDRGLREFRIRGVKTNIPFLMNVVHHEDFKTGQATTRFIDNNPDLLKFVARKDRASKLLNYLADTVVNGNPFAKGHKISKAFIAAPIPKWDHKVAPAPGTKQLLTEMGPEKFCKNWVAKEKRLLLTDTTMRDAHQSLLATRMRTYDMLAVADAVARRTPDLFSLEMWGGATFDVTMRFLREDPWERLRDIREKVPNILLQMLFRGSNAVGYTNYPDNVVKGFIKHAAQNGMDIFRIFDSLNYLPNLTAAMQAVREDTSSICEGTLCYTGDILDPKRDKYDLKYYVRLAKELEKMGAHMLCIKDMAGLVRPYAAKKLVKALKDEVGIPIHFHTHDTSGLNAASIIEAANAGVDVVDAAIASMSGGTSQPNLNSIVAAMQHTPRDTGLNTEALQEFSDYWAAVRAFYKPFDTSEPYGTAEVYLHEMPGGQYTNLKEQAIGMGLGPRWPEIAHAYAEVNQLCGDIVKVTPSSKVVGDLAIECVARGVKPGDIFQLAGTKWSKDVTSMFEGWLGEPFYGMEADKAADSRKKWNALADAIVGKGGKRINGRPGTHAAKIKLDEVRAELEQKMKKKPTEDDVWSYLMYPDVFLKFAEFRKTYGDVSALPTPAYYYGLQQKEEINIELEAGKTLFVRLLNMTEPDQNGQQTAIFELNGYPRHTTVTNKLLAKDAVTKTKADPADPTQVGAPMPGMVASIAVSVGQKVKEGETLVTLEAMKMFAAVSAPTSGTVQEICVKISESVESKDLLVRLGK is encoded by the coding sequence ATGCCCAAGAAAGCCGCCGCCAAAGCCCCCCGCACTGCGCCCCCTGCATCGAGCAAACCGTCTGCCCCGACGGGAATCCGCCCGATCAAGAAGTTGATGGTCGCGAACCGTTCCGAGATCGCCATCCGCGTGATGCGGGCGGCCACGGAACTGGGGCTGAAAACGGTGGGCATCTATGCGCAGGAAGACCGCTTTTGCCCACACCGCTTCAAGGCGGATGAAGCCTATGAACTGAACAAGGACAAAGGCCCGCTGGGTGCCTACCTGGACATTGAGGGCATCGTGACCCTGGCCAAGGAAAAGGGCGTGGACGCCATCCACCCCGGCTACGGTTTCCTTTCAGAAAACCCTCAGTTTGCCCAAGCCTGCGCAGATGCCGGCATCATCTTCATCGGCCCTGAGGCGAAGATCCTGGACATGATGGGCGACAAGACGGCTGCCCGCAATGTAGCACGCAAGCTGAACGTGCCGATCCTAGAAGGTACGGATGAGCCCGTGAGCGACCGCAAAGAAGCGGTAGCGGTGGCAAAGAAGATCGGCTTTCCGCTGATCATCAAAGCGGCCTTCGGCGGTGGCGGGCGTGGCATGCGCGTGGTCCGCGAGGCGAAGGACCTGGAGAAGCTGCTGGACGAGGCGCAGACGGAGGCTCTGCGCTCCTTTGGCAACGGCGCGGTGTTCCTGGAAAAATTTGTGGGCAAGGCGAAGCACATCGAGGTGCAGATCCTGGCGGATAAGCACGGCCATGTTTTGCACCTGCATGAGCGTGACTGCTCCGTGCAGCGCCGCCACCAAAAGGTGATCGAACAGGCGCCGAGCTATGGCGTAAAGCAGGAGATCATCGATGGCCTGTGCGAAGCGGCGGTGAAGCTGGCGAAAGAAGTGAACTACACGCATGCCGGCACGGTGGAATTCCTGGTGGACCACGAAACGGGCGAATGGTTCTTCATCGAGATGAATCCACGCATCCAGGTGGAGCACACGGTGACGGAGGAGATCACGGGCATTGACATCGTGCGCAGCCAGATCCTCATCGCGCAGGGTTACCAGGTGCATGATGAGCCGCTGGGCCTGCCTGCCCAGGACAAAATCGAAAAGAGCGGCTACGCCATCCAGTGCCGCATCACCACCGAAGATCCGGAGAACGGCTTCACACCGGACTTTGGCAAAATCCTCACCTACCGCAGTGCCGGTGGGTTTGGCGTGCGACTGGACGGTGCACTCGGCGCGACGAATGCGGTCATCACGCCTTATTATGACTCCATGCTGGTGAAGATGACGGTCTATGGCCGCACCTACCAGCAGGCGCTGGATCGCATGGACCGTGGCCTGCGCGAATTTCGCATTCGTGGGGTGAAGACGAACATCCCATTCCTGATGAACGTGGTGCACCATGAAGACTTCAAGACCGGCCAGGCGACCACACGATTCATTGATAACAATCCAGACCTGCTGAAGTTCGTAGCGCGCAAGGACCGTGCCTCGAAGCTGCTAAACTATCTGGCAGACACGGTGGTGAATGGCAACCCGTTTGCCAAGGGCCACAAGATCAGCAAGGCCTTCATCGCCGCACCGATTCCGAAGTGGGATCACAAAGTGGCCCCGGCTCCTGGTACGAAGCAGCTCCTCACGGAGATGGGCCCGGAAAAATTTTGCAAAAACTGGGTGGCCAAAGAAAAGCGCCTGTTGCTGACGGACACCACCATGCGCGATGCACACCAGAGCCTGCTGGCCACCCGCATGCGCACCTATGACATGCTGGCGGTGGCGGATGCCGTGGCGCGGCGCACGCCAGACCTTTTCTCCCTGGAAATGTGGGGTGGGGCGACCTTTGACGTGACGATGCGCTTCCTGCGCGAAGACCCGTGGGAGCGCCTGCGCGATATCCGCGAAAAGGTGCCGAACATCCTTCTCCAGATGCTTTTCCGTGGCAGCAATGCTGTGGGTTATACCAACTACCCGGACAATGTGGTGAAGGGATTCATCAAACATGCTGCCCAAAACGGCATGGACATTTTCCGCATCTTCGACAGCCTAAACTACCTGCCCAACCTAACGGCAGCCATGCAGGCTGTGCGCGAGGACACAAGTTCCATCTGTGAAGGCACTCTTTGTTATACCGGCGACATCTTGGACCCAAAACGCGACAAGTATGACCTGAAGTATTACGTGCGCTTAGCCAAGGAACTAGAGAAGATGGGGGCGCACATGCTGTGTATCAAAGACATGGCCGGACTGGTGCGCCCGTATGCGGCGAAGAAGCTGGTAAAAGCGCTGAAGGACGAGGTGGGCATCCCTATCCACTTCCACACGCATGACACCAGTGGCCTCAATGCGGCCAGCATCATCGAGGCAGCCAATGCCGGAGTAGATGTGGTGGATGCGGCCATCGCCTCCATGTCTGGCGGCACTAGCCAGCCGAACCTGAACTCCATCGTCGCCGCCATGCAGCACACGCCGCGTGACACAGGACTGAATACGGAAGCGTTGCAGGAATTCAGCGACTACTGGGCGGCCGTGCGCGCGTTTTACAAACCCTTCGACACAAGCGAGCCCTACGGCACCGCTGAAGTGTATCTGCATGAGATGCCTGGCGGCCAGTACACGAACCTCAAGGAACAGGCCATTGGCATGGGCCTAGGGCCACGCTGGCCGGAGATCGCCCACGCGTATGCGGAGGTGAACCAGCTCTGCGGCGACATCGTGAAAGTCACACCTTCCTCCAAAGTGGTGGGCGACCTAGCCATCGAGTGCGTGGCGCGTGGCGTGAAGCCGGGCGACATCTTCCAGCTCGCTGGCACTAAGTGGAGCAAGGACGTGACGAGCATGTTTGAAGGCTGGCTGGGCGAGCCCTTCTACGGCATGGAGGCCGACAAGGCTGCCGACAGCCGCAAGAAGTGGAATGCGCTGGCCGATGCCATCGTGGGCAAAGGCGGCAAACGCATCAACGGCCGCCCAGGAACGCACGCCGCAAAGATCAAGCTGGATGAGGTGCGCGCCGAGCTGGAACAGAAGATGAAGAAGAAGCCCACTGAAGACGATGTGTGGAGCTACCTCATGTATCCAGATGTGTTCCTGAAGTTTGCGGAGTTCCGCAAAACCTATGGCGATGTCTCAGCCCTGCCCACGCCGGCCTACTACTACGGCTTGCAGCAGAAGGAAGAGATCAACATCGAATTGGAGGCTGGTAAAACACTCTTCGTGAGGCTGCTGAACATGACCGAGCCAGACCAGAACGGCCAGCAGACGGCCATCTTTGAACTCAACGGCTATCCCCGTCACACGACGGTGACGAACAAGCTGCTGGCCAAGGATGCGGTGACGAAGACCAAGGCTGACCCGGCTGACCCGACCCAAGTAGGCGCACCGATGCCCGGCATGGTGGCCAGCATCGCCGTGAGTGTGGGCCAGAAAGTCAAAGAGGGCGAAACTCTCGTGACCCTAGAGGCCATGAAGATGTTCGCTGCTGTTTCCGCGCCCACCTCGGGAACGGTCCAAGAAATCTGTGTGAAGATCAGCGAAAGCGTGGAGAGCAAAGACCTGCTTGTGCGGCTTGGGAAATAA